In Bacteroidota bacterium, one DNA window encodes the following:
- the tpiA gene encoding triose-phosphate isomerase gives MRKKIVAGNWKMNKDFKDAEALLYDISDLLAEKNQQGMEVIVCPPAVFLELAVDIAYEEQFHVGAQNVNQNEYGAFTGEISAPMLKSLEVDYCLVGHSERRKYFSETDALLAEKILLLLKWEITPVFCCGEVLAQRKKREHFNIVKKQLSEAVFHLDKENFSRLVIAYEPVWAIGTGENATPEQAQEMHAFIRELIAKQYDRDIAEEISILYGGSCNSKNAVGIFSKPDVDGGLIGGASLEAEEFVKVVCSYPT, from the coding sequence ATGAGAAAAAAAATTGTTGCCGGTAACTGGAAGATGAACAAAGATTTCAAGGATGCCGAAGCATTGTTATATGATATTTCAGATCTTCTGGCCGAGAAAAACCAACAGGGCATGGAGGTGATTGTTTGCCCACCGGCCGTGTTCCTGGAATTGGCTGTTGACATTGCCTATGAAGAACAATTTCATGTCGGCGCCCAGAATGTGAACCAGAATGAATATGGCGCCTTCACCGGAGAAATATCAGCGCCCATGCTGAAATCACTGGAAGTTGACTATTGCCTCGTCGGTCATTCCGAACGAAGAAAATATTTCAGCGAAACAGATGCCCTGCTCGCAGAGAAAATCCTTTTACTTCTGAAATGGGAAATTACGCCGGTTTTTTGCTGCGGCGAAGTGTTAGCCCAACGCAAAAAAAGAGAACATTTTAACATCGTCAAAAAACAGCTGAGTGAAGCTGTCTTCCACCTCGATAAGGAGAACTTCAGTAGACTGGTCATAGCCTATGAACCTGTATGGGCCATAGGAACAGGAGAGAATGCCACTCCGGAACAGGCTCAGGAGATGCATGCATTTATCCGGGAGCTTATTGCAAAACAATATGACAGGGATATTGCAGAAGAAATCAGCATTCTTTATGGTGGAAGCTGCAATTCTAAAAATGCAGTGGGGATCTTCTCAAAGCCTGATGTTGACGGCGGACTGATAGGCGGCGCATCACTTGAAGCTGAAGAATTTGTTAAGGTTGTTTGCTCTTACCCGACATAA
- the prmA gene encoding 50S ribosomal protein L11 methyltransferase → MDYIELRLLFSPQDNLSGILTAQLMEAGFEGFEETAEGLLSYIPSDKFDVTAIKQLAIFKNKGSDIHIDWRTVEEENWNELWEASYDPVIFPGKCAIRAPFHQKTNGVRFDIIIEPKMSFGTAHHATTAMMITLLFEFPPKDLTVVDMGCGTGILAILASRFGAREVTAIDNDIWAYENTLSNIEKNNAPPITVYHGDATCLTNRHFDMVLANINRNILVNDIPAYAESLNSKGLMLISGFYEKDLRAIRDLSEQHSLNFVKSIADGEWLAAVFIKNF, encoded by the coding sequence ATGGACTATATCGAACTCCGTCTTCTTTTTTCACCTCAGGACAATCTATCAGGGATCCTGACAGCTCAACTCATGGAGGCGGGCTTTGAAGGCTTTGAAGAAACTGCTGAAGGATTGCTGTCATACATCCCCTCTGATAAATTTGACGTCACCGCCATCAAACAACTTGCGATATTTAAAAACAAAGGCTCTGACATACATATTGATTGGAGAACAGTCGAAGAAGAAAACTGGAATGAACTCTGGGAAGCCAGCTATGATCCAGTTATTTTTCCCGGAAAATGTGCCATCAGGGCTCCTTTTCACCAAAAAACCAACGGTGTCAGGTTCGATATTATCATTGAACCTAAAATGTCGTTCGGAACAGCCCATCATGCGACGACAGCTATGATGATCACTCTTTTATTTGAATTTCCACCCAAGGATCTCACTGTGGTAGATATGGGCTGCGGCACCGGCATACTCGCCATCCTGGCATCCAGGTTTGGCGCCCGTGAAGTCACCGCCATTGATAATGATATATGGGCTTATGAAAATACCTTATCCAACATAGAAAAAAATAATGCCCCTCCGATAACCGTTTATCACGGTGATGCCACATGCCTCACAAACCGGCATTTCGATATGGTCCTGGCAAATATCAACCGGAATATATTAGTGAATGATATTCCTGCATACGCTGAAAGCCTCAATTCAAAAGGGCTGATGCTGATCAGCGGATTTTATGAAAAGGACCTCCGTGCCATCAGGGATTTGTCGGAACAACATTCATTGAATTTTGTAAAATCCATTGCCGATGGAGAATGGCTAGCTGCCGTCTTTATTAAAAACTTTTGA
- the plsY gene encoding glycerol-3-phosphate 1-O-acyltransferase PlsY — MINIHTIAAIFIAYLAGSIPTSVWVGRLFYGVDIRDHGSGNAGGTNTIRVLGVKAGIPVIVIDVFKGWFAVFLSHFFHEGITTTEQLVTFEIILGSAAVLGHVFPIFAGFRGGKGVATLLGVGIALYPWASLITAVVFVTVFLLTRWVSLSSISAALMFPVIEIIILGHHDYLSLMLLSIAVGIFIPLSHRKNIKRLLRKEEPKFRFKKQDTS; from the coding sequence TTGATCAATATTCATACAATCGCGGCAATATTCATAGCCTACCTGGCAGGATCGATCCCAACGTCTGTATGGGTTGGCAGGCTTTTTTATGGCGTCGACATCCGTGATCATGGGAGCGGTAATGCCGGTGGCACGAATACAATCCGTGTCCTTGGCGTGAAAGCCGGTATTCCCGTTATTGTCATCGATGTCTTCAAAGGATGGTTTGCTGTGTTTCTTTCGCATTTCTTTCATGAAGGTATCACCACGACAGAACAGCTTGTCACGTTCGAGATCATACTCGGTTCTGCCGCCGTTCTTGGACATGTGTTCCCTATCTTCGCAGGATTCAGGGGAGGCAAAGGGGTGGCGACATTATTGGGCGTCGGCATAGCACTTTACCCTTGGGCCAGCCTGATCACGGCTGTGGTATTCGTCACTGTCTTCCTTCTCACCAGATGGGTCTCCCTCTCTTCTATATCAGCTGCATTAATGTTTCCGGTTATAGAAATCATCATCCTTGGCCATCATGACTATCTGTCATTGATGCTGCTTTCGATCGCCGTCGGAATCTTTATCCCCCTGTCGCACAGGAAGAATATTAAAAGACTGCTCAGGAAGGAAGAGCCGAAATTTAGGTTTAAAAAGCAGGATACATCTTAA
- a CDS encoding class I SAM-dependent methyltransferase: MEYPNFVAHYYDVVYDKVLSGADKQFYLKQILQVRGPVLEIGVGTGRFFTEALSAGANIYGIDISQSMIDVLKKKIDRKYHDRVSVQDMVNMKLDKRFHLILAAFRVLSHITQPDDQVAALNKVYDHLEPGGIFIFDLYVPSLKMLLEGLTEQVDFEGEYQGKPLKRVISMHADLIDQISYVTMTFILGEGGNEKTETWSFPMRFYFRYEIEHLVHRSELTLKHIYGDFSGKDLVPDSREFVVVCSRE; encoded by the coding sequence ATGGAGTATCCCAATTTTGTGGCGCATTATTATGATGTGGTGTACGATAAGGTATTGTCAGGGGCCGACAAGCAGTTTTATCTCAAGCAGATCTTGCAGGTAAGAGGTCCTGTCCTTGAGATAGGCGTGGGGACAGGGCGGTTTTTCACAGAAGCCCTTTCAGCAGGTGCTAACATCTATGGCATCGATATCAGCCAAAGCATGATTGATGTGCTGAAGAAAAAGATTGACCGGAAATATCATGACCGCGTCAGCGTCCAGGATATGGTGAATATGAAGCTCGATAAAAGATTTCACCTCATCCTTGCCGCCTTCCGTGTTTTGTCGCATATCACGCAACCTGATGACCAGGTTGCCGCCTTAAACAAGGTTTATGACCACCTGGAACCTGGTGGTATTTTCATTTTTGACTTGTATGTCCCCAGCCTGAAAATGTTATTGGAGGGCCTTACCGAACAAGTTGATTTTGAGGGAGAATATCAGGGGAAACCCCTTAAACGGGTAATATCGATGCATGCTGACCTGATCGACCAGATCAGTTATGTGACCATGACTTTTATCCTTGGTGAAGGTGGCAATGAAAAAACCGAAACATGGAGCTTTCCAATGCGGTTTTATTTCCGGTATGAAATTGAACATTTAGTGCATCGGTCTGAGCTTACGCTTAAACATATTTATGGTGATTTTAGCGGTAAAGATCTTGTTCCTGATTCGCGGGAATTTGTTGTTGTTTGCAGCCGGGAATAA
- a CDS encoding Mrp/NBP35 family ATP-binding protein has protein sequence MSITKEQVIDALRHVNDPDLKKDLITLNMIDDIRIEGDTVSFRLVLTTPACPLKNLMQKNSIEAIHQYVDKTAQVEVDLTSRVTSRRKITEEMLSGVKNIIAIASGKGGVGKSTVAANLAVALGKTGARVGLIDADIYGPSIPLMFNLVNEHPSVKEINGKTKIIPLEKYGIRLLSIGFFVDASQALIWRGPMASNAVIQLFNDADWGELDYMLIDLPPGTGDIHLTLVQQVPVTGVAIVTTPQEIALADARKAISMFRQEKINVPVLGLIENMSYFTPAELPDNKYYIFGKEGGKRLAQETHVPLLGQIPLVQSVCESGDNGSPIVLDDFSPVSTAFKTLAENIAQQIAIRNVFIETSQKVTIHGIDN, from the coding sequence ATGAGCATAACAAAAGAACAGGTCATCGATGCACTGCGCCATGTCAATGACCCGGATCTGAAGAAAGACCTGATCACGCTGAATATGATCGACGACATCAGGATCGAAGGTGATACAGTCAGTTTCAGGCTTGTTCTCACAACGCCGGCCTGTCCGTTGAAAAACCTCATGCAAAAGAATTCCATTGAGGCGATTCACCAATATGTGGATAAGACTGCACAAGTGGAGGTGGATCTAACATCCAGGGTGACCAGCCGCCGGAAAATAACTGAAGAGATGCTTTCGGGAGTGAAAAATATTATTGCCATAGCCTCAGGAAAAGGTGGCGTCGGCAAATCGACGGTGGCGGCAAACCTCGCCGTTGCCCTGGGAAAAACAGGCGCCAGGGTCGGATTGATTGATGCCGATATTTACGGTCCTTCTATCCCTCTAATGTTTAACCTTGTCAATGAGCATCCTTCTGTTAAAGAAATAAACGGCAAAACCAAGATCATTCCTCTCGAAAAATATGGCATCAGGCTATTGTCGATCGGCTTTTTCGTTGATGCTTCACAGGCGCTGATATGGCGCGGTCCAATGGCATCCAATGCAGTGATACAGTTATTTAACGATGCAGACTGGGGTGAACTGGATTATATGCTTATCGACCTGCCACCGGGAACAGGCGACATACACCTTACTCTTGTCCAGCAGGTACCAGTAACAGGCGTGGCTATCGTCACCACCCCGCAGGAAATCGCACTGGCCGATGCAAGAAAAGCAATAAGCATGTTTAGGCAGGAAAAAATCAATGTCCCGGTTTTAGGCCTGATTGAAAACATGTCGTATTTTACACCGGCTGAACTGCCTGATAATAAATATTATATCTTTGGGAAAGAAGGCGGCAAAAGGCTGGCACAGGAGACACATGTGCCACTGCTGGGGCAAATACCTTTAGTTCAGAGCGTTTGTGAGTCGGGTGACAACGGCAGCCCTATCGTACTGGATGATTTTTCACCGGTGAGCACAGCTTTTAAAACGCTGGCAGAAAATATCGCTCAGCAGATAGCTATCAGGAATGTGTTTATTGAAACCAGCCAGAAGGTTACTATACATGGAATAGATAATTAA